One segment of Streptomyces sp. NA02950 DNA contains the following:
- a CDS encoding cell division protein FtsK, which produces MTEAPHMGSLHHLDDHRAAKDAATALPVSLVKSADSPANVPAESSPAGEAVDRPDNPLADWLTVPDTPVLPVWARSRASVLANVTALGRLTWWHTRFHGIRTPKYLMKAVLLAARGFFRACAGLWPTLSAQDHTAAVKALKAQSKAHPEAVELAVRLQAAHAERTRTRRWRFGAAAVAVAAAATGIALAPPLVQAGMTAAIVTPLAYLGRGQETHLLDQCAPPLRVDMSAQQLNDALRAAGLLKSGKGDEEGPKVTCVMGPVRDGRGWAVVFDLPRGGGKTASDVLAKREVLAQELGVDEIQVIMSRVRAAKGGNAGRVSMWVADDDPYLADPNPSPLAGMDRFSIWDPVPFGQDARGNRISVPVVWQSMFFGGLPRRGKTFTQRLMTAAGLLDPWVKHYVADFKGGQDWMGMRHVAHRLVLGAEEDAIDAFKAMLTELLAEMERRFALFRGLPTSICPEGKLTPQIIEKYKLPFIFLTVDELQEAFLAMDDKDREAVVDDLGRIARRGPAAGFISNYASQRPDAKSVPTKLREIITIRCCTQVTDKTSSDMVLGSGKAAMGADASLLSEEHKGVTVLVTGPASYATVKNDLLTTTEFNALCLKGRALREPLGQITGDAAGDVAAAASQAGLAIAPVLSDCLDVMRHSDRLHSVDLLNRLVNADEDRYGDWDLERLARELEDAGVKRTTKQVNIKGKNLAGYRRADLEAAVPEELLLAAREV; this is translated from the coding sequence ATGACGGAGGCGCCCCACATGGGAAGCCTGCACCACCTCGATGACCACCGCGCCGCCAAGGACGCCGCTACGGCGCTCCCGGTGTCGCTGGTCAAGTCCGCCGACTCCCCGGCCAATGTGCCGGCGGAATCGTCCCCTGCGGGCGAGGCCGTGGACCGGCCGGACAACCCGCTTGCGGACTGGCTGACCGTGCCGGATACGCCGGTGCTGCCGGTGTGGGCCCGTTCCCGCGCCTCGGTGCTGGCCAACGTCACCGCGCTGGGGCGGCTGACGTGGTGGCACACCCGCTTCCACGGCATCCGCACCCCCAAGTACCTGATGAAAGCTGTGCTGCTGGCCGCCCGCGGCTTCTTCCGCGCTTGCGCCGGGCTATGGCCCACCCTGTCCGCGCAGGACCACACCGCGGCCGTGAAGGCGCTCAAAGCGCAGTCCAAGGCCCACCCGGAGGCCGTCGAGCTGGCCGTCCGGCTTCAGGCCGCGCACGCGGAGCGGACCCGTACCCGCCGTTGGCGCTTCGGTGCCGCCGCGGTCGCCGTGGCCGCCGCCGCAACCGGCATCGCCCTGGCGCCGCCGCTGGTCCAGGCCGGGATGACCGCGGCCATCGTCACCCCGCTGGCCTACCTCGGCCGCGGGCAGGAAACGCACCTGCTCGACCAGTGCGCCCCGCCGCTGCGGGTGGACATGTCCGCCCAGCAGCTCAACGACGCTCTGCGCGCCGCTGGCCTGCTGAAAAGCGGCAAGGGCGATGAGGAAGGACCCAAAGTCACCTGTGTCATGGGGCCGGTCCGTGACGGCCGCGGCTGGGCTGTGGTCTTCGACCTCCCTCGCGGGGGCGGCAAAACCGCCTCGGACGTGCTGGCCAAGCGGGAAGTCCTGGCTCAAGAGCTGGGGGTGGATGAGATCCAGGTCATCATGTCCCGGGTCCGCGCGGCCAAGGGCGGCAACGCCGGGCGCGTGTCGATGTGGGTCGCCGATGACGACCCCTACCTGGCCGACCCCAACCCCTCCCCGCTCGCCGGGATGGACCGGTTCTCCATCTGGGACCCGGTGCCGTTCGGGCAGGACGCCCGCGGCAACCGCATCAGCGTGCCAGTGGTGTGGCAGTCGATGTTCTTCGGCGGACTCCCGCGCCGCGGCAAGACCTTCACCCAGCGCCTGATGACCGCGGCTGGGCTGCTCGACCCGTGGGTCAAGCACTACGTGGCCGACTTCAAGGGCGGGCAGGACTGGATGGGCATGCGGCACGTCGCCCACCGCCTCGTTCTCGGTGCCGAGGAGGACGCGATCGATGCGTTCAAGGCCATGCTCACCGAACTCCTCGCGGAGATGGAACGCCGCTTCGCGCTCTTCCGCGGCCTGCCCACCTCGATCTGCCCCGAGGGCAAGCTCACCCCGCAGATCATCGAGAAGTACAAGCTGCCGTTCATCTTCCTGACCGTCGATGAGCTGCAGGAAGCGTTCCTGGCCATGGACGACAAGGACCGTGAGGCGGTCGTGGACGACCTGGGCAGGATCGCGCGGCGTGGTCCGGCCGCCGGGTTCATCTCCAACTACGCCAGCCAGCGCCCGGACGCCAAGAGCGTGCCCACCAAGCTGCGGGAGATCATCACCATCCGGTGCTGCACCCAGGTCACCGACAAGACCAGCTCGGACATGGTGCTCGGATCGGGAAAGGCCGCCATGGGTGCGGATGCCTCGCTGCTGTCGGAGGAACACAAAGGCGTCACGGTGCTGGTCACCGGTCCGGCCTCGTACGCCACGGTGAAGAACGACCTGCTCACCACAACCGAGTTCAACGCCCTGTGCCTCAAGGGCCGTGCGCTGCGCGAGCCGCTGGGGCAGATCACCGGAGATGCTGCCGGGGACGTGGCGGCCGCGGCCAGCCAGGCCGGGCTGGCCATCGCGCCGGTGCTCTCGGACTGCCTGGACGTGATGCGTCACTCCGACCGGCTCCACAGCGTTGACCTGCTCAACCGGCTCGTCAACGCCGACGAGGACCGGTACGGGGACTGGGACCTCGAACGGCTCGCCCGTGAGCTGGAAGACGCCGGGGTCAAGCGGACCACCAAGCAGGTCAACATCAAGGGCAAGAACCTCGCCGGATACCGGCGCGCCGACCTCGAAGCCGCAGTGCCCGAAGAGCTCCTGCTCGCCGCCCGCGAGGTCTGA